From a single Chloroflexota bacterium genomic region:
- a CDS encoding creatininase family protein, which produces MGNFRYEELKSPEVGEASLHDPVVVLPVGTMEQHGPHMPLMVDYIIPQRIANDVAVQMAPNVIVMPPVVYSFNEHHMDFPGTIAINMYTIIDYVAQIGFSLAHHGFRHIVLLNGHGSNVPVMDLAMRRINNESAAISVLANYWALIRAEDLTWDRESHGVSHHADEDETSLMLYLYPHLVDMGKAVRTVEEVQQSEHIWGAWPANTRIHYQEFFSRNTSTGIQGDPTGASAEKGEVLYKAAVNRTAAFLEEFRAREIRPQRDFHPGPQA; this is translated from the coding sequence ATGGGAAATTTTCGCTATGAAGAGCTCAAGTCTCCTGAAGTAGGCGAAGCCTCGCTGCACGACCCCGTCGTCGTCCTGCCCGTAGGGACCATGGAGCAACATGGGCCGCACATGCCGCTGATGGTGGACTATATCATTCCGCAACGCATTGCCAATGACGTGGCTGTGCAAATGGCGCCGAATGTCATTGTGATGCCGCCGGTTGTCTACTCTTTCAATGAACACCACATGGATTTTCCGGGCACGATTGCCATCAATATGTATACGATCATCGATTACGTGGCGCAAATTGGCTTCAGCCTGGCGCACCATGGCTTTCGGCACATCGTGCTCCTCAACGGCCACGGCAGCAATGTACCCGTAATGGACCTTGCCATGCGCCGCATCAACAATGAGAGCGCGGCGATCAGTGTTTTGGCCAACTATTGGGCGCTCATTCGCGCTGAAGACCTGACATGGGACCGTGAGTCCCATGGTGTGAGCCACCACGCGGACGAGGATGAGACCTCTCTCATGCTCTACCTCTATCCTCACCTGGTGGACATGGGCAAGGCCGTCCGCACCGTGGAGGAGGTGCAGCAGAGCGAGCACATCTGGGGTGCATGGCCGGCCAATACGCGCATACACTACCAGGAGTTCTTCAGCCGCAATACTTCAACGGGCATTCAGGGCGATCCTACCGGCGCCAGCGCCGAAAAAGGCGAAGTCCTCTACAAGGCTGCGGTCAATCGGACTGCCGCATTCTTGGAGGAGTTTCGCGCCCGCGAAATCCGGCCGCAGCGTGACTTCCACCCCGGGCCGCAAGCTTGA
- a CDS encoding SDR family NAD(P)-dependent oxidoreductase — MPELLIGKNAIVTGAASGIGQAIALAFLREGANVLGADLNEEGLEETAQRATEHSSLFVAHKCDVTQRADVERTVARAVEDFGHLDIMAAIAGIATEHDFTDITDEDWHRVTDVNLHGVFLCDQVAARQMVKQGHGGRIVNMSSVNGLMGEEELAAYNTSKGGVTLLTKSAAIDLAKHEITVNCLAPGYIRTPLTEESIEDSAWINEYLKRVPYRRVGEPEEVADCAVFLASDLSRYVTGHALVVDGGQIAVI; from the coding sequence ATGCCAGAGCTACTTATTGGTAAGAACGCCATCGTAACCGGCGCTGCCAGCGGTATCGGGCAAGCCATCGCCCTTGCCTTTCTGCGTGAGGGAGCGAATGTGCTCGGCGCCGACCTCAATGAGGAGGGACTTGAGGAGACCGCTCAGCGTGCAACTGAGCACTCCTCGCTGTTCGTTGCACACAAGTGCGACGTAACGCAGCGGGCTGATGTGGAACGGACGGTAGCGCGGGCGGTGGAAGACTTCGGCCACCTTGACATCATGGCCGCTATCGCCGGCATTGCCACGGAGCACGACTTCACAGACATCACGGACGAAGATTGGCACCGGGTTACCGATGTCAATTTGCACGGTGTCTTTCTCTGCGATCAGGTCGCCGCCCGTCAGATGGTCAAACAAGGCCATGGCGGCCGTATCGTCAACATGTCATCCGTGAACGGCCTAATGGGGGAAGAGGAGTTAGCCGCGTACAACACTTCCAAAGGCGGCGTGACGCTCCTCACCAAGAGCGCGGCCATTGACCTGGCCAAGCACGAGATTACGGTTAACTGCCTTGCGCCGGGCTATATTCGCACACCGCTTACGGAAGAGAGCATCGAGGACAGCGCGTGGATCAACGAGTACTTGAAGCGTGTCCCCTACCGCCGGGTGGGAGAACCGGAAGAGGTGGCCGACTGTGCGGTGTTCCTCGCGAGCGATCTCAGCCGCTATGTAACCGGCCACGCGCTGGTGGTTGATGGCGGGCAGATCGCGGTGATCTAG
- a CDS encoding aspartate aminotransferase family protein, which translates to MRSITRSEQLWQRARKHLAGGVSSNIRLQERPAPLYFSHGEGSHLFDVDGNEYIDYVAAYGPLILGHSHPELVEAVQRQVALGQTYGGQHEIEVEVAEKICALMPAMDVVRFCGSGSEANHALFRLARAYTGRTKIVRFEGHYHGWLDDQLISDHPHSAEEAGELPFPHAVLGSNGQLPHAAGETLVLPWNDLAAFTDLMDREGQNVACVITEPIMCNGGFILPKPGFLEGIRDICTRNEALLIFDEVITGFRADLHGAQGLLGITPDLVTLGKAVANGFPLSVFGGRRDIMQLVGSGVMHGGTYNGNPITLAAANATLDVLSRDNGAVYDDIRKIGRSLMDGIRQAAQQAGQSVLVQGIGPVFFAWFTERQELTSFRDNWDCDEDRYATFQGNLIGHGVRTIPSGRWYVSAAHTAEDVRQTVDAVAQALQKA; encoded by the coding sequence GTGAGAAGTATTACCCGCTCCGAGCAACTTTGGCAGCGCGCCAGAAAGCATCTTGCCGGCGGCGTGAGCAGCAATATCCGCTTGCAGGAGCGGCCCGCGCCCCTCTACTTCAGCCATGGCGAGGGATCCCACCTGTTCGACGTCGACGGCAATGAGTACATAGACTACGTTGCCGCATACGGGCCTCTCATTCTGGGTCATAGCCACCCGGAGCTGGTAGAAGCCGTCCAGCGCCAAGTTGCCTTGGGCCAGACTTACGGCGGACAGCACGAGATCGAGGTTGAGGTCGCTGAGAAGATTTGCGCACTGATGCCGGCCATGGATGTCGTGCGCTTTTGCGGCAGCGGTTCCGAAGCCAACCATGCGCTCTTTCGACTCGCCCGCGCTTACACCGGCCGCACGAAGATAGTGCGCTTTGAAGGCCACTACCACGGATGGCTCGACGACCAGCTCATCAGCGATCATCCTCATTCGGCGGAAGAAGCCGGAGAGTTGCCGTTTCCCCATGCCGTGCTCGGCAGCAATGGGCAGCTTCCCCACGCAGCCGGCGAGACCCTGGTGCTCCCTTGGAATGACCTGGCGGCCTTTACCGACCTCATGGACCGTGAAGGGCAGAACGTGGCCTGCGTCATCACTGAGCCAATCATGTGCAATGGCGGCTTCATTCTTCCCAAGCCGGGATTCTTGGAAGGTATACGAGACATTTGCACACGCAATGAAGCCCTGCTCATTTTCGACGAGGTCATCACGGGATTCCGCGCAGACCTCCACGGCGCGCAGGGGCTGCTGGGCATAACGCCGGACCTCGTAACGCTAGGCAAAGCCGTCGCGAATGGCTTTCCTCTGAGCGTCTTTGGAGGGCGCCGCGACATCATGCAGCTTGTGGGCAGCGGGGTCATGCACGGTGGCACCTATAATGGCAACCCCATCACACTGGCCGCTGCCAATGCCACTCTCGACGTGCTCTCTCGAGACAATGGCGCAGTCTACGACGACATTCGCAAGATTGGCCGTAGCCTCATGGATGGCATCCGGCAAGCAGCGCAGCAGGCCGGTCAATCGGTGTTGGTGCAAGGGATCGGCCCGGTCTTCTTTGCCTGGTTCACAGAACGGCAGGAACTGACTAGCTTCCGCGACAACTGGGACTGCGATGAAGATAGATACGCGACATTCCAAGGAAACTTGATAGGTCACGGCGTACGTACGATACCCTCCGGTCGCTGGTACGTGTCTGCCGCCCACACTGCAGAAGACGTGCGCCAAACGGTCGACGCGGTGGCGCAGGCGCTGCAAAAAGCATAG
- the gltB gene encoding glutamate synthase large subunit, with the protein MSLSISPYPDSPVQSTQPAGLYRPEFEFDSCGVGFVASISGIPDNKVLQTAIDSVVGLSHRGAVSADGRTGDGAGILTQIPRRLVQRELAAKEIFHVSSSDVGIGMVYLPQAGATTNAQAVEIVNSVLEELGIPLLTWRRVPVDVSALGVIAAQSAPDIWQVLVQRPDGMDDIAFERALYVARRSIQGAASRAGIDELYLPSFSHRTVVYKALIIAAQLPEFYQDLKDPDYETALAVFHQRYSSNTFPTWQLAQPFRLLAHNGEINTLWGNRNWTRAREQSMIADAWDERVGAGIPFIEPDGSDSASLDNLAELIYLSGRDILHTLAMMMPEAWENNEDMDPDLRAFHAYHAGVTEPWEGPASLAFTDGRIAAACLDRIGLRPARYKVTRSGMVILASEASASVVPDSEVIEKGRLGPGEMLAVDTDNKCLLTDKDIKERLAKRAPYRTWLSEQRKRAQDPVPKLDDSLDFDQDNLGTLHRVFGYSNEELRVVLDPMGKEGKDAVWSMGNDIPLAVLSSQPRSFFNYFKQRFAQVTNPPIDSLRESLVMSLRSYIGGRGNLLIESPEHAHLLEYDSPLLDHGQFRDLVHQYDSSFSSIMLSTLYPVAQGQAGMEEALSRLCRHAEKSIDNGRTVLILSDLGVGVDHAPIPILLAASAVHQHLARVRKRMQASIVVESGEVWDIHHFACLLGHGVGFVYPYLALETIRHIAETDRRQTVDPLTAWQNYRTAVDDGLLKIMSKMGICTLSGYRGAQIFEIVGLNSRVSSYYFTGTPSRIEGLGLGEIAAEVANRHVEAFAERKNGRLPDYGLYRFRRNGEYHAYSPAIVQAIQKAALTGDMEDYRRYAEMVHTRPPTSLRDLLEFAPRGPIPLEEVEPVETIRRRFTTQAMSLGALSPEAHKAIAIAMNRIGGRSNTGEGGEDPQWYKPLPNGESANCAVKQVASARFGVTTEYLVRARELEIKMAQGSKPGEGGQLPGFKVTPFIARIRHAIPGIPLISPPPHHDIYSIEDIAQLIYDLKQVNPRAHVGVKLVSEAGVGTVAVGVAKAYADYVLISGQDGGTGASPLSSIKNGGLPWELGLAETQQTLVRNNLRSRIRVRVDGGFKTGRDVVVGAMLGGEEFGFATGSLVAIGCDMARQCHLNTCPTGVATQREDLREKFTGTPEMLVNYMTLIAGEVREILASLGFRTLDEVIGRTDMLRQRELSEDSKANTIDLLPLLADVDPDRALPRSSQQEWNNPSGSTLDDVILQDAASGIAGERRVNLEYKVQNDMRSIGARVAGAIADKHSDAGLSAGSVALNFDGSAGQSFGAFCVPGMTLTLHGEAQDYVGKCMTGGEIVIAPSPQANMPPDKNVLIGNTCLYGATGGSLFVAGQAGERFAVRNSGAEAVVEGAGDHCCEYMTRGVVAVLGEVGYNFGAGMAAGIAFVLDEHNSFSRRYNPEMVDIEPLTDGEDISTLRHLLERHVAVTGSPRGKAILDDFGRYLPKFWKVFPKPLRALMEQDVDIESQVEAGAAG; encoded by the coding sequence ATGAGCCTATCGATTAGTCCATATCCAGATTCGCCCGTTCAGTCAACGCAACCTGCTGGCCTCTATCGTCCTGAGTTTGAGTTCGACTCCTGCGGCGTCGGTTTCGTCGCCAGCATCTCAGGCATACCCGATAACAAAGTACTGCAAACGGCGATAGATTCCGTAGTTGGGCTGAGCCATCGCGGTGCGGTATCTGCCGATGGGCGTACCGGCGATGGCGCAGGCATTCTCACGCAGATCCCACGTCGGCTGGTGCAACGGGAACTGGCAGCAAAAGAGATCTTCCATGTCTCCTCTTCCGATGTTGGCATCGGTATGGTCTATCTCCCGCAAGCCGGCGCTACGACGAACGCACAGGCCGTTGAGATCGTCAACAGTGTCCTTGAGGAACTTGGAATTCCACTGCTGACATGGCGCCGCGTGCCGGTGGACGTGTCTGCCCTGGGTGTAATTGCGGCGCAAAGCGCTCCGGACATCTGGCAAGTCTTGGTACAACGCCCGGATGGCATGGACGACATTGCATTCGAACGTGCGCTCTATGTTGCGAGAAGGTCCATTCAAGGCGCTGCCAGCCGTGCGGGCATTGACGAACTCTACCTGCCTTCATTCTCTCACCGAACTGTCGTCTACAAGGCGCTGATAATTGCGGCCCAACTCCCCGAATTCTACCAAGACCTTAAGGACCCAGACTACGAGACGGCCCTGGCCGTATTTCATCAACGCTACAGCAGCAATACATTCCCCACGTGGCAATTGGCCCAGCCATTCCGGCTGCTTGCGCACAATGGCGAGATTAACACATTGTGGGGCAATCGCAATTGGACACGCGCCCGTGAGCAGAGCATGATCGCGGACGCGTGGGACGAGCGCGTTGGGGCGGGGATTCCCTTCATCGAACCCGACGGCAGTGATTCCGCCTCTTTGGACAATCTTGCGGAGCTCATCTACCTCTCCGGCCGAGACATCTTGCACACGCTTGCCATGATGATGCCGGAGGCATGGGAAAACAACGAGGACATGGATCCGGACCTTCGGGCCTTCCACGCGTACCATGCCGGCGTTACAGAACCTTGGGAAGGGCCTGCGTCGCTCGCCTTCACCGACGGCCGCATTGCCGCCGCCTGCTTAGACCGCATTGGCCTACGCCCGGCCCGATACAAAGTTACGCGGTCCGGCATGGTAATCCTGGCATCGGAAGCAAGCGCTTCTGTCGTACCCGATTCCGAGGTCATCGAAAAGGGTCGGCTAGGTCCCGGCGAAATGTTGGCCGTGGATACGGATAACAAGTGTCTCTTGACCGATAAAGACATAAAGGAGCGGCTGGCCAAGAGGGCCCCCTACCGCACCTGGCTCAGTGAACAACGAAAGCGCGCGCAAGATCCTGTGCCGAAACTTGACGACAGTCTTGACTTCGATCAAGACAACCTGGGCACGTTGCACCGCGTTTTCGGCTACAGCAACGAAGAATTGCGCGTCGTGCTCGATCCCATGGGTAAAGAGGGCAAAGACGCTGTCTGGTCCATGGGTAATGACATCCCGCTGGCGGTGCTTTCCTCACAGCCGCGTTCATTCTTCAACTATTTCAAACAGAGATTTGCACAGGTAACGAATCCACCGATAGACTCGCTTCGTGAATCTCTCGTTATGTCGCTGCGGAGCTACATTGGCGGCCGTGGCAACTTGCTCATTGAGAGTCCCGAACACGCCCACCTATTGGAGTACGACAGTCCTCTGCTCGATCACGGCCAGTTTAGGGATCTCGTGCACCAATATGATTCTTCATTTTCTTCCATCATGCTCTCTACGCTCTATCCGGTTGCCCAAGGGCAGGCCGGTATGGAAGAAGCTCTCAGCAGGCTATGCCGGCACGCGGAGAAGAGCATTGATAATGGGCGTACCGTCCTGATTCTCAGTGACCTTGGCGTGGGGGTCGATCATGCGCCAATTCCGATTCTCCTCGCAGCATCCGCCGTGCATCAACACCTTGCCCGCGTCCGCAAGCGCATGCAAGCCAGCATCGTGGTTGAAAGCGGCGAAGTGTGGGATATCCATCATTTTGCCTGTCTGCTGGGGCATGGCGTTGGTTTCGTGTACCCCTATCTGGCGTTGGAGACAATCCGCCATATTGCTGAGACCGACCGTAGGCAGACCGTGGATCCCCTTACGGCATGGCAGAATTACCGCACGGCAGTCGATGACGGGCTGCTGAAAATCATGTCCAAGATGGGCATCTGCACGCTGAGCGGGTATCGTGGCGCGCAGATTTTCGAAATCGTCGGCCTGAATAGCCGAGTGTCGAGCTACTACTTTACCGGCACGCCTTCCCGCATCGAGGGACTAGGCCTCGGGGAAATTGCGGCGGAAGTTGCCAACCGCCATGTTGAAGCGTTTGCTGAGAGAAAGAACGGCAGACTGCCTGACTATGGCCTCTATCGGTTCAGACGGAACGGCGAATATCACGCGTATAGTCCCGCCATAGTGCAAGCGATCCAAAAGGCTGCGCTTACGGGAGACATGGAAGACTACCGACGCTATGCCGAGATGGTGCACACGCGGCCGCCAACGAGCCTGCGCGACTTACTCGAGTTCGCGCCGCGCGGTCCCATTCCCCTAGAAGAGGTCGAGCCAGTAGAGACAATTCGGCGCAGGTTTACTACCCAAGCAATGTCGCTCGGCGCACTCTCACCGGAGGCCCACAAGGCCATTGCGATTGCCATGAACCGCATAGGGGGCAGAAGCAACACCGGCGAAGGCGGCGAAGACCCGCAGTGGTACAAGCCACTGCCGAATGGCGAGTCTGCAAACTGCGCGGTAAAGCAGGTGGCCAGCGCGCGCTTTGGGGTAACCACAGAGTACCTCGTGCGAGCTCGTGAGCTTGAAATCAAGATGGCCCAAGGCTCGAAGCCGGGTGAAGGCGGCCAACTGCCAGGCTTCAAGGTCACGCCTTTCATCGCGAGAATTCGCCATGCCATTCCCGGCATTCCGCTCATCTCGCCACCACCCCATCACGACATTTATTCGATCGAGGACATTGCCCAGTTAATTTACGATTTGAAGCAGGTGAATCCACGGGCGCATGTTGGCGTAAAGCTTGTCTCAGAGGCTGGTGTCGGCACCGTGGCAGTTGGCGTAGCCAAGGCCTACGCGGACTACGTGCTCATTTCGGGACAGGACGGCGGCACGGGAGCCTCGCCATTGAGTTCCATCAAGAATGGCGGCTTGCCCTGGGAACTGGGTCTGGCCGAAACCCAGCAGACCCTCGTGCGCAATAACCTCCGCTCGCGCATCCGCGTGCGCGTGGACGGCGGCTTCAAGACCGGTCGCGATGTAGTGGTCGGAGCGATGCTTGGCGGCGAAGAATTCGGGTTTGCCACTGGCAGTTTGGTGGCGATCGGCTGCGACATGGCGCGCCAGTGCCACCTGAATACCTGCCCCACCGGCGTTGCCACACAGCGGGAGGACTTGCGTGAGAAGTTCACCGGCACACCGGAGATGCTCGTCAATTACATGACGCTGATCGCCGGGGAAGTGCGCGAGATTCTGGCTAGCCTGGGCTTTCGCACGCTGGATGAGGTCATCGGGCGAACCGACATGCTCCGCCAACGAGAACTCTCCGAGGATTCCAAAGCAAATACAATAGACCTTCTTCCTCTCTTGGCCGATGTCGACCCTGACAGGGCCCTCCCTCGCTCTTCCCAACAGGAGTGGAATAACCCCTCTGGCTCCACGCTCGATGACGTGATCTTGCAGGATGCCGCCAGCGGCATTGCTGGTGAGCGAAGGGTAAATCTTGAGTATAAAGTGCAAAACGACATGCGTAGCATCGGTGCTCGGGTCGCGGGGGCCATTGCTGACAAGCACAGCGATGCCGGCCTCAGCGCAGGATCAGTCGCGTTGAATTTCGACGGCAGCGCCGGTCAGTCCTTTGGCGCCTTCTGCGTGCCCGGCATGACGTTGACCCTGCACGGCGAGGCCCAAGACTATGTTGGCAAGTGCATGACCGGCGGCGAAATTGTCATTGCTCCTTCACCACAGGCCAACATGCCCCCTGACAAGAACGTCCTCATAGGCAATACCTGTCTCTATGGGGCCACTGGCGGTTCTCTCTTTGTAGCCGGTCAAGCCGGGGAGCGATTTGCCGTGCGCAATAGCGGTGCGGAAGCGGTAGTAGAGGGCGCAGGGGATCACTGCTGCGAGTATATGACCCGAGGTGTTGTGGCTGTGCTTGGAGAGGTAGGCTACAACTTTGGGGCGGGCATGGCAGCCGGCATCGCCTTCGTGCTGGATGAGCATAACAGTTTCTCTCGTCGGTATAATCCGGAAATGGTGGACATCGAACCTCTGACAGACGGAGAAGATATCAGTACGCTGCGCCACCTGCTGGAGCGACATGTTGCCGTAACCGGCAGTCCTCGCGGCAAGGCAATCCTGGACGACTTTGGCCGCTACCTGCCCAAGTTTTGGAAAGTGTTCCCGAAACCGCTCCGAGCATTGATGGAACAAGACGTAGATATAGAATCACAGGTCGAGGCCGGGGCAGCAGGCTGA
- a CDS encoding glycogen debranching enzyme N-terminal domain-containing protein, giving the protein MGFNSLEATVLHDLDSAIQREWLVTNGIGGYVSGTVTGINTRRYHGLLVAALNPPLGRSVLLAKVDETVTVGDQTYEIGANEFHPDVIHPQGYTMLESVRLEGQVPVFRYRVGESLLEKHIWMEHGQNTTYIRYAHVAGSAPLAVTMRLFTAQRDFHSLMRGSDQLRPGVTLHDATHVTISRPPQDATASQTATCQDEPPLQLLCSQDATFELAEEWYWNYVYRVERARALDYMEDLYHPVDCTVKLAPGASMCLIASVELPEDIDRDSSGTLNREQKRTEALLQQAAIDPLADPAGAQLVIAADQFLVERSLAAGERSLTVIAGYPWFGDWGRDAMISLPGLALATNRSDAAKGLLRTFAAFVSEGMIPNRFPDVGEEPEYNTVDATLWYFQALHAYLETTLDGALLSELLPVLRDIVHHYYHGTRYNIHVDPADGLVWAGEPGVQLTWMDVKAGDWLPTPRIGKPVEIQALWYNALCLLERWCNAAEEPLGDIPQWRATIEQHFMRRFWHEEGGYLFDVVDGPDGDDAALRPNQVLALSLPNSLVPSDQGQSILSVVAENLVTPVGLRSLAPGDEQYRGHYGGSLWEREGSYHNGTVWGWLIGPYLDAIVRYNDDQAAASVQLREFVDQVATGALGTVSEVFDGDAPHAPRGCYAQAWSVAEILRHWRTLCA; this is encoded by the coding sequence ATGGGGTTTAATTCGCTCGAAGCCACCGTGCTCCACGATCTGGACTCAGCGATCCAACGGGAATGGTTGGTTACGAACGGCATCGGCGGCTACGTCAGCGGTACGGTAACGGGCATCAATACCCGCAGATACCATGGTCTGCTCGTGGCAGCTTTGAATCCGCCCCTCGGGCGCTCGGTGCTCTTAGCGAAGGTCGACGAGACAGTGACCGTTGGTGACCAGACTTACGAAATCGGCGCCAATGAGTTTCATCCAGATGTAATCCACCCGCAGGGCTACACCATGCTGGAATCTGTGCGCCTTGAAGGGCAGGTGCCCGTATTCCGCTATCGCGTAGGAGAATCTTTACTTGAGAAACACATCTGGATGGAGCACGGCCAAAACACCACCTACATTAGGTATGCCCATGTAGCCGGCTCTGCACCTCTCGCGGTGACGATGCGACTCTTCACGGCTCAACGCGACTTTCATTCACTGATGCGCGGCTCTGACCAACTGCGCCCCGGCGTCACTCTCCACGATGCCACCCACGTCACGATTTCGCGTCCCCCGCAGGACGCGACTGCGTCGCAGACCGCGACTTGTCAGGACGAGCCGCCGCTTCAGCTCTTGTGCAGCCAGGATGCCACGTTTGAATTGGCAGAAGAGTGGTATTGGAATTACGTCTACCGTGTCGAACGAGCGCGCGCTCTTGACTACATGGAAGACCTCTACCATCCCGTCGATTGCACGGTGAAACTTGCGCCCGGTGCAAGCATGTGCCTCATCGCAAGCGTCGAGCTACCCGAAGACATCGATCGAGACTCGTCAGGCACCTTGAACAGAGAGCAGAAACGCACGGAAGCACTCCTGCAACAGGCTGCAATTGATCCGCTTGCCGACCCGGCAGGGGCGCAGTTGGTCATTGCCGCCGACCAGTTCTTAGTGGAACGATCCCTTGCCGCGGGAGAACGTTCGCTCACCGTCATCGCCGGCTATCCGTGGTTTGGTGACTGGGGTCGAGATGCCATGATAAGTCTACCGGGACTTGCACTCGCGACGAATCGCTCAGATGCTGCGAAAGGCTTACTCCGTACTTTCGCCGCTTTTGTGAGTGAAGGCATGATTCCCAATCGCTTCCCAGATGTTGGTGAAGAGCCCGAATACAACACAGTGGACGCCACACTGTGGTATTTTCAAGCGCTGCACGCGTACTTGGAGACAACGCTGGACGGAGCCCTGCTTAGTGAACTCCTGCCCGTGCTCAGAGACATCGTCCACCACTATTACCATGGCACCCGCTACAACATTCACGTTGATCCGGCGGATGGTCTCGTTTGGGCGGGGGAACCGGGGGTCCAATTGACATGGATGGACGTTAAGGCTGGTGATTGGCTGCCCACTCCTCGCATCGGCAAACCCGTGGAAATCCAGGCCCTCTGGTACAATGCGCTCTGCCTGCTCGAGCGCTGGTGCAATGCGGCCGAGGAACCTCTCGGCGACATCCCGCAATGGCGGGCAACGATAGAGCAACACTTCATGCGTCGCTTCTGGCATGAGGAGGGAGGCTATCTCTTCGACGTAGTCGATGGTCCTGATGGAGATGATGCCGCGTTGAGGCCCAACCAGGTTCTTGCGCTTAGTTTGCCCAACTCTCTCGTGCCATCCGACCAGGGGCAGAGTATCCTGTCCGTCGTTGCGGAAAACCTGGTCACACCCGTTGGCCTGCGCTCGCTTGCGCCCGGAGACGAACAGTATCGGGGGCACTATGGCGGGTCTCTCTGGGAGAGAGAAGGAAGCTACCATAACGGCACGGTCTGGGGCTGGCTGATTGGGCCGTACCTCGACGCAATTGTGCGCTACAATGACGATCAAGCTGCCGCAAGCGTACAGCTCAGAGAGTTTGTAGATCAGGTGGCAACCGGTGCGCTCGGCACCGTGAGCGAAGTATTCGATGGCGATGCGCCCCACGCGCCTCGCGGCTGCTATGCGCAGGCTTGGAGTGTGGCCGAAATCTTGCGACATTGGCGTACGTTGTGCGCGTAG
- a CDS encoding DegT/DnrJ/EryC1/StrS family aminotransferase: MAQQTVVRELAVNGGTPVRDIKQRPFPRWPVFWDDEKQAVQAVLDSGHVNYWTGEMGRQFQTEFAAYMGVNDAIAVNSGTSALHVAMAAAGIEPGDEVIVPARSFIATASAVTNQFAVPVFADIDPDTHTISVDSVAEHITSRTAAVIPVHLAGLPADMDALLGLARQRGLAIVEDCAQAHGATYRDKRVGSFGTVNAWSFCQDKIFTTGGEGGMVGTDDAAAAEVARSFRDHGFHEAERRSALARGALNQYTHHRVGFNYRMTEMQSAIGLKALARLDWHLQRRRANAHYLTDGLEELDEVLSPAPETPESAHAFYCYYVTLNLTQLNCSRDEFVRAVQAEGVRAARGTSAELYREPVYQDRVGYGSSHHPFESTDYGQVECPNAKDIGQRSLRLEVFPTLQEEDLDDVLDAIGKVAAAFRV; encoded by the coding sequence GTGGCGCAGCAGACAGTTGTGCGAGAACTCGCGGTAAACGGCGGAACGCCTGTGCGGGACATCAAGCAGCGACCTTTTCCTCGGTGGCCGGTGTTTTGGGATGACGAGAAGCAAGCTGTGCAGGCAGTCCTGGATTCCGGCCACGTGAACTATTGGACCGGAGAGATGGGGCGGCAGTTTCAAACGGAGTTTGCCGCCTACATGGGGGTCAACGATGCGATTGCCGTGAATAGTGGCACGAGTGCGTTGCACGTGGCCATGGCGGCAGCGGGAATTGAGCCGGGTGATGAGGTGATCGTGCCTGCGCGAAGTTTCATTGCCACGGCCTCGGCAGTTACCAATCAGTTCGCGGTTCCGGTTTTTGCCGATATTGACCCCGACACCCACACGATCTCGGTAGACTCCGTGGCGGAGCACATAACGTCTCGCACTGCGGCAGTCATACCGGTCCATCTTGCCGGGCTGCCGGCTGACATGGACGCTCTTCTTGGGCTCGCTCGGCAGCGAGGCTTGGCTATAGTCGAAGATTGCGCTCAAGCTCACGGCGCAACGTATCGCGACAAGAGGGTGGGCAGCTTTGGCACCGTGAATGCGTGGAGCTTTTGCCAGGACAAGATATTCACCACCGGCGGCGAGGGCGGCATGGTGGGTACGGACGATGCGGCGGCCGCCGAGGTTGCCCGCAGCTTTCGCGACCACGGGTTTCACGAGGCCGAACGCCGTTCCGCCTTGGCACGCGGCGCTTTGAACCAATATACCCATCATCGCGTTGGTTTCAACTACCGCATGACCGAGATGCAAAGCGCCATAGGGTTGAAAGCCCTCGCGCGGCTGGACTGGCACCTCCAGCGTCGCCGCGCGAATGCACACTACCTCACCGACGGTCTCGAGGAATTAGACGAGGTTTTGAGTCCCGCGCCGGAAACACCGGAATCCGCGCATGCCTTCTATTGCTACTACGTCACGCTGAACCTGACGCAGCTCAACTGCAGCCGCGACGAATTCGTGCGCGCGGTTCAAGCTGAAGGTGTACGCGCCGCGCGCGGCACCAGTGCCGAGCTCTATAGGGAACCGGTCTACCAGGACCGGGTTGGCTACGGCAGTTCGCATCATCCGTTTGAATCCACTGACTATGGCCAAGTAGAGTGTCCGAATGCCAAAGACATCGGCCAGCGCTCACTTAGGCTGGAGGTATTTCCTACTCTGCAAGAAGAGGACCTGGATGATGTGTTGGATGCAATTGGGAAGGTAGCAGCGGCGTTTCGGGTGTGA